A single Limanda limanda chromosome 19, fLimLim1.1, whole genome shotgun sequence DNA region contains:
- the LOC133026116 gene encoding transmembrane protein 79-like, with protein MSGLGGLISDSIVDGAFPPDGSTAEPQVVGGVNPPYEDRKKKTNEEEEGEDEVLKKGEDHRDKEEEEEEEEEAIRSALLELSTLPWPGDKDRRPQTDTSDGAWSETRGSKPEERDTGFSAGSQDTSEEKQSEAEGHKKGKAKWRESMPEGDRWRDDVDEPQRDGDGSGSQADDEYEEEEGGGGGGGGGGGGESHWMSEKAALGFTPQVTIVHPSGRSPPEESRLFIEKEGEPQVEPDGDAQLGPEWTEQDDEDFLCERGCSVKLLLVLSTVAAALLFPLLVWGGFELLPFEPPLLQSAPLRVVYTLRCSFFAMIPLLLGVLVQGVARLRHSEMKPLFQSKLLNREVAVHWHYVNESLALFLFYFLQLAVMASYISQDLVKLVPLLTIMFVFGRLIYWICLSLGSSFRGLGFGFSFFPILVMLGVNLYYICSSVGQESVFDVEPPTTAPPPSLRWWG; from the exons ATGTCCGGCCTCGGTGGTTTGATCTCAGACTCGATAGTGGACGGTGCATTTCCACCTGATGGTTCAACTGCAGAGCCTCAAGTTGTTGGAGGTGTAAATCCACCATACGAGGataggaagaagaagacaaatgaagaggaggagggagaagatgagGTGTTAAAGAAGGGGGAAGATCacagagacaaggaggaggaggaggaggaggaggaggaggcgatcCGCTCTGCTCTTCTGGAGCTGAGCACGTTGCCGTGGCCTGGGGACAAAGACAGGAGGCCTCAGACGGACACCAGCGATGGAGCGTGGTCAGAGACACGAGGGTCAAAGCCTGAGGAGAGGGACACTGGGTTCAGCGCAGGAAGTCAGGACACGTCGGAGGAGAAGCAGAGCGAGGCCGAGGGACACAAGAAGGGCAAGGCCAAGTGGAGGGAGAGCATGCCCGAGGGGGACAGGTGGAGGGACGACGTGGACGAGCCGCAGCGGGACGGGGACGGCTCCGGCTCCCAGGCAGACGATgaatatgaggaggaggagggaggaggaggaggaggaggaggaggaggaggaggagagtcccACTGGATGTCAGAGAAAGCTGCTCTGGGCTTCACTCCACAAGTCACCATCGTGCATCCGTCCGGCAGAAGTCCTCCAGAGGAGAGTCGGCTCTTCATAGAGAAGGAGGGCGAGCCGCAGGTGGAGCCGGACGGGGACGCACAGCTCGGCCCGGAGTGGACGGAGCAGGACGACGAGGACT TTCTGTGTGAGCGGGGGTGCAGTgtcaagctgctgctggttctgTCGACGGTGGCCGCGGcgctcctcttccctctcctggTGTGGGGGGGCTTCGAGCTCCTCCCCTTCGAGCCGCCGCTGCTGCAGAGCGCCCCCCTCAGGGTGGTGTACACCCTGCGCTGCTCCTTCTTCGCCATGATCCCCCTCCTGCTCG GCGTGCTGGTGCAGGGCGTCGCCCGCCTGCGGCACAGCGAGATGAAGCCGCTCTTCCAGAGCAAACTGCTGAACAGGGAGGTCGCCGTGCACTGGCACTACGTCAACGAGTCCCTggccctcttcctcttctacttCCTGCAGCTGGCCGTCATGGCGAGCTACATCAGCCAGGATCTGGTCAAACTGGTGCCGCTGCTCAccatcatgtttgtttttggcAG ACTCATCTACTGGATCTGCCTCTCTCTGGGCAGCAGCTTCCGGGGCCTCGGCTTCGGCTTCTCCTTCTTCCCCATCCTGGTCATGCTGGGCGTCAACCTCTACTACATCTGCTCGTCAGTGGGACAGGAGTCGGTGTTCGACGTGGAGCCGCCCACCACAGCTCCGCCTCCCAGTCTGCGCTGGTGGGGCTGA